Proteins encoded within one genomic window of Mya arenaria isolate MELC-2E11 chromosome 13, ASM2691426v1:
- the LOC128213312 gene encoding neuronal acetylcholine receptor subunit alpha-10-like: MDYIKWTIFIFAFMRLAAALGEESQKPSKLTGEQKLLKKLFNRYNKLVRPQGSPLNVSHFIELRRIVGLYSFNYVVGLDIWDNQEWTDDRLVWNPIAYSNVTLLHVPSDVIWTPDIVVVNSAAEYPRASQPTSNVIINADGSIVYYQSKLIYAYGCRTAANVECNVKFYSWTYNGFELNLINTMDEVATNYEFEGSFSSRKFLSGNVTRNVHRYACCPEPYVSLTYKLKLNL; the protein is encoded by the exons ATGGATTATATAAAATGGACTATTTTCATATTCGCTTTCATGCGCTTGGcag CGGCTCTTGGAGAAGAATCTCAAAAGCCTAGTAAATTGACTGGCGAGCAGAAACTTCTCAAGAAACTTTTCAACCGATACAACAAGCTGGTTCGACCGCAGGGTTCACCTCTTAATGTGTCGCACTTTATCGAGTTGAGAAGAATCGTCGGATTGTATTCG TTCAATTATGTGGTTGGGTTGGACATTTGGGACAACCAAGAATGGACTGACGATCGTTTGGTCTGGAATCCAATTGCCTACTCTAACGTAACGCTGCTGCACGTGCCTAGTGACGTCATATGGACACCTGACATTGTTGTAGTCAACAG tgCGGCCGAATACCCGAGGGCTTCACAACCAACAAGTAACGTCATAATCAACGCAGACGGCAGCATTGTTTACTACCAGTCAAAACTGATCTACGCGTATGGGTGTAGG acaGCAGCGAATGTTGAATGCAACGTTAAATTCTATTCATGGACTTACAATGGGTTCGAACTTAACTTGATAAACACAATGGATGAAGTGGCCACCAATTACGAGTTTGAGGGCTCTTTCTCAAGCAGGAAGTTTTTGTCAGGAAATGTCACTCGCAATGTTCATCGCTATGCGTGTTGCCCCGAGCCATACGTTAGCCTCACGTATAAACTTAAGCTAAACCTTTAA